TCAATTGTTAGGCATTCCATCCTGATAATATATAGTACACTCCAATCCTTACTTGCTATTTGAGTTGTGGACCGTTGGGCCTTCCAGGGGAAATGATTTTTGGGGGACATTTTACTGTCCCCCAATCggcattttaaattaaaaaaatcatcttttaaTGAAAATGGGCAGGCAGGAGACGGTAACCCGTCCCTTGCCAATCACTGCTCGCCTTCCGGTGGGTGACCACCAAAAGCCCGTCAATATTTAGGCCCTCTATTAATCCACAAATGATTTTCCAACCGTGGGTACTAACAACTTCTTTTCCTATGGTTACTCATACATAAAGTTTATGTTCTGACATGCGGAGATCTATGTTTTTGTAATTGTGTTCTATGTTTCCAAACTAATCTTGTTTAGATACGGTAAACCAAAAGAATCCAACCGTAATGATCACCTAGGCCTCCCTCTATATCTTTTGCAGTTCATGTTTGTCTTGGTGTCAGCTGCCATCATATATGATGGCATGGACAGACAGAATGGGACTTGTAATGTGGGTTGGTGATCATGGTGTCTATAATTCTATTGCAACCAAACATAAATAGAGTTTCAACTTTCAACAAGGCCATGGAAGATGACATTTGAGCCACTACTTTTCTTTTCAAGCAAGAACAACAATGGTAGCGATTAGGTTGCATGTTTCGTTGTTTCTTTTCTGTGATCAATCAAACTACTCACAGAAGCCTCACCCCATAAAGCTGACATAACATAATGGATGTTTTGTAAACTACTGCATGTTCTTCCCCCAGAATaccatgaatatatatatataaggtcaGCTGTATTTAGTGATCAGAAAGCAAATATAGACCAAACTAGTTCAGATTACGACACTGAGTCAGGCCCAAATACTTCAGAAGGTAGTCTAAGGCTTTGACCATGAGAAacaaggaatatatatatatatatatatatatatatatatatatatgtaaaatagAGAAACAACGATCTGAGAACATGGGCCCGGGCCCAAGTTGCTAATCTCGTACGACATCCATAGCTCCGATATACAAGGAGAACCGTTCTTTCATTTTCATACAGTGAAGtgaaaactacaaaaaaaaaaaaaaaagaaaaaaaaaaaaagaaaaaaaaaagtagaagaagaagtgtGCTCCGACAGAATGACACGTGGATGTCGTGTCAAACGTTGGTGAGTGTGACTGGGCACGCGAGAAAACTCCAGGGATGAATAGAaatctgatatggaaagggcaATTGGGTGAGAGAGGGGGTTACGTGGATGACGCAACTAACGTCACGAGAGGAGTCTTGTCGGCGTCGCCATTGACACCCTGACATGACCGCTGACGTTCGAAGACCCGTGGAGTTAACAATCACCCCAATCCATCTATCTCCTATCTCTATcactatttatttcatttactttaacttttcttttctctcacattatatatttatattgtcgttacaaatacataattttaagaatttttttttttttttaataaagatgaATCTTGTAACTTACAaagattatattattatattaaggttgaaaacttcaaatttaccttgaataaaaataaaataaaaagaaatagaaaagtgttacacataatttcaattttcaagtgtttatttttattatttgttaaaataataaatgaaactatatgtaatatttaatgttaatttttactgtcacgtcatAAAATGAGcacttgaaaatatatataacattttattaaaaaaaattatcattcagtaattgctttgattttttaaaataaaagcatttttttaaaaaaactattaacaaacaactcagaactcaaaatacaaacattgtttaaaattttcataatgAAAACCACTTTTAAAATGTGAACCCtaccaaaaaaatattgataaccTTTACgttacattaaaatatttttttaaaaaaataaaaaccaaaaactcttttcaaagcCATTATCAAAcactatatagtatatatatatatataagactaacaaatatatttttaaaaaaagttgttttcgaAAATAACGACAAATAATTAGTTTAAAAGAGcgtgaaatttatttattataaaataattaaaatgatccttaaaaataaaaagatcaaaatataattatttatgaatatttcttctattttcttaaaCCATGTTTAAAACGATTTCTAAACAGATAATTGCCAATTAGTCATCCGTCATCAGCAACAGCACTAGCCCCAAAAGAAGTTGGGAGTCTCACGTGGGGTTGGATGACGTGGCAGACAGATTGGACGGCTGACAGCGACCGCTTTCTGCCTTTTAGACACCACGACAGCTCGCGCGCGATGCGCGGGAGCTGTTTCAGTGAGCCCCGCACGTCATCGTACTCAGGGTGGGACCTTCTGTAGCAGCAGGCCAGGAATCAACTCCTACGCATGTATACGTATGCTTACAGTAACAAAGATTTAAttccttttttaatatatatacatttatgtacatataatatttatgttttttttttttttttctaattatttaattttaggaaaaatgattaattttttttttaaaaaaaaattatacacatGGTTGGGAAAATTAATATTTCCACAGCCCATACAAGCCCAAAAATGGGCTTGTGGGCCCATCCGGTTCATCAAGTCCAACAATGAGTCATGTTTCGTCAAAGGCCCATGAAGATTCGATCAGTTGTAAATGCTTCAAGATTGACCCATAAGGACTTCGAATAGAAGACATCTCGAATGCTCCTTACTTAGAGAATCTCATGAATAATAGTCAATAAAACACTCATAAATACGAATATCCTTCGACAGCTAGAACCGGGGATAAATATAATCGATAAGTTTCGGGACATCACTGTCTTGGGAACACGAAAATGATGCATAGGGGTTGCCCATATCCAAATGGTCTCGCGACTGAATTTCTCATGACTATCACGAGGTGATTGGGATGAAATATACATGGATTCTTGTCCCGATATTATTGAAGGGAGTTATGGGGAAGATCTGTCCCATAATCCTCAAAAAGTCGCAGGAAAGTCTCAATCTCGGATCCTTTGGGATAACCACTTATCTCGCACGATACGGGACATGTTTGAATTCAAATATGGAACAATCCTAGCCGACTAGGAGTTTCCTTGCTAGACACGATTTGGAGTTAGAGCCCTAATTGAATTATAATAAGAATATTCCTAATACATCATAACTACATGCCCAAATATCATAGTAatttacatgtacattaagaTTTGAATTTTCCTATGCTCTCACATCCCTAATATTTTTGTCTACAAAAATctaatttaggcatcgaaaTTTTTAAATGCTCTCACATTCAAGCCTTAACTTCAACATTCatcttcaatttcaattaaatattctatgtgTTACCAAAATAATGTTAGGAAATAGTTATAATCCACATTTTCATTTGTTGCGTccacctcccatttcaattaaatattttacatgttacCAAAATGATGTTAAGAAATAGTTATAATCACTTATTTTCCTTTGCCACACGTCTCTACCTAAATAAAAGTATTGCTAATACTTACTACATCAATCactaaagaattaaatttaCTGTcaattttgttgcttaattattttactcATGTCCTACGTAACTCATTGAACTACAATGATAGTTTGTAAAATGAAATATAGTAAATGAGTTTATAAAAGGATTATTATAGTACCCAAAAAATTTTCCATGAAAAAAACCATTGTCACGACCAAAATATCAGGCTGCTCAACTTTAGATATCATTTACAAACAAAGATGTAGTAAGATTAGATTAAACTCAAGAATGGAAGTCTTATcacacccccccaaaaaaaaaaaaacagaagaaaaaaaggaaggaagaaAGTCTTCTCCCTTAATATTACATTATCAAATAAACATCTAGGCCGAGGGTTGACAGAGGGGAACCACCTAACTTACCTAACTCCGAAAGCCTGAAACTGAAACCATTAACtgaaaaaagaagattttatataaaatttacaaaatttttattataatatcaCGACCAAATGTCCATATCCTGCTATGCAAATCCTGACGTGTTGTTTATGATCTTCCATGGGCACTTCCAGGTCCTCCAAGTGTTAGAACCACACCTTGGAGATCACTTCTGAGCTTTGGCTCATTGGCTAAAGACGGAGCGGCTCTGATGACCGGAAACGGCCGAGTCACCTGAGCTTGCTGGAAGCTGTGACTGGACTCCGGCATGGCATACTTCATTGCCTGCTGGGAAGGCTTGCAGGGTTCCACACGTTTTGGGTTTGGGAATGGTTGTGCAACCGCAATATGACTCGTTTGAGGCGACGGATTTTGTGTAAGAGTTGTCCCTCTTGAAATAACTCCAGGTGCCTGGTTAATGAATGAGTTGCATAAAGAACTTAGGTACTTTGCACCGATTGAATTTGGTACTTACAATTAAAATCTCCGGCGCGCGCTTACCGGTGCAAACAATACGCCTCTAAAAATTTTCCCGTTAACGGTTGCAGTCATCAGGAGACCGGAATCGAAGGCTCCGTCAACTTTACCTCGGACCTCAGCACCAATCTGAGTAGAAAGCAGAAGTCAATGGCATGAACAAGGCAGTGTGAGTTGAAAATGTGTTTCTAAGAGGTCATGGTAAAATTGATTGCTTACCAGGTTTGGAACAGGCCCTACCTCCAATGATTTCTGTTCTGCTGCTGAGTATTGTGCTCCTTGTCTACCTGTAGGAACAAAATGAAGAAACTTTTCCAATTTTGGCTGGTTTTGATGTTCTCCTAGAAATTGAACATCCTGTCGAGTTCCTTGGGCCATATTTCTGAGCTCTTTCTGCTTACTTGCAAGACTATTATTAGATTGGCAATTGCTTGGAATTCGCTTAAACAAATGAAATCCTTGAGAGACTGAGATGGGATCAGTAGGTTTCTTAAGTGGGGTCTGTTCTTGATCGGATTGCGAGGGAGATGAATGCTGGGAAAGTGAAAGAGAATGTTCTTCTTGTTCCAATTCCACCTCCCATGCCTTTGAACTCGCAGTTCGTCTTCTCTTTGGATGCAATGTATCTGAAAGATAACTAAGAAACTTATTAATCATGAATCTCCATTTCTACTCAAGGCAAAGatatattgtttttcaaaaccaaCCTGAACTGAAGCCAAAACATTGCTTCGGTTCTGATTCTGATTCCTGAGCACCCTTTCTTACTACTTCGACATTATTCCCCATGAGGACATTTTTCTGCTCCAAAGCATAATTGATAAGCTTTTCCATTTTTAACAAAAGtgtatgagcaagtaaaattttggAAACTCATAGTAAGTTTCATACCATGTTATTTTCTGCATCTCTTGGGAACCGTCTCTTTTCTTGATTCCAATggtttccaaaaattttgcacATGGAAATGTTGTACCGGCCATTGGGGTGCTCTGCTCCAAGCTGCAAGACCAGCAACTCATTGAGAGGCCGCTCATCCTCCCCACACCTGCAAATGAAACACTGAATCTTGAGGATGTTATGCGAAAATGTTAAGCTGAAACATTTGATGTGGGAACTTACCCTCCATAAATGGCAATGTCCGAGTCTGTAAAAACGGCTGTATGAGAAAATCGCCCTTGTGGTTGGTGGCCACATATATCAAGCTGCGTCCACAAACAAGTACTCACGTCTAGGACCCAAACATCATTGTAATAGTGTTTGTCTCCAACCCCTCCAATGATATAGACCTGCAAAACATTAACAGCGCAAGAACGTGTATCTTTTCAGAAACTATTTGGCAATTGAGATTTCAAAAATCACTATTAATGAAGTCATtctatgtaatactatataaaatcaaaaactCAGTTCCCTAACTACGTAAAACTAGATGGCAAAATTTGATTCTATGCATGATCTATATGCCTCCTTACTTTCTAGTGTGTATATATTAGAAAAGCATGACTTGCCTTTGTCCCAATGTTGACAGCAGCGTGACCGGCTCTAACACCTGGCGAAGATCCTTGAATAGCTAACtgatgagaaaaatgaaaaaatcattagtatttttccatttattttaaaCATGTATTAATTTAAAGCAATTCAGCCACCAGAGCCATACTGCAAATATGAGACAAGAGCAAGGGGAAGCTTATACCCTTGACCAAGTGAATGTGTCCATATCAAGCATATCAACATTGCCATGATAACGATCGCCACGGTCCCCACCATACACGAAAAGCTTGTTCCCAATTGCAACAGTGCTGTGACTGTCCCTAGGAACAGGTACATCACCCTTCACCTCAGGAGAAGTCCATCTCATAGTCTTAAGGTCTAGAACATGTAAATCATTCAAGTAATTTGCTTCACCTTCTCCACTACCCCCAAATATAACTATCTTATCATCTCCAACAATTGTGGCCGTATGACTTTCGCGAGGGGACGGTGGAGTCCCTTTACATTCAGGTTGTATCCACTCTTTGGTCCCAAGATCCAACACATGAAGATCATTCACCTTCTTAGAACCATTTGTACCACCAAACACTATCATCCTGCGCCCTACAAGAACAGCACTGTGGCTGTCTCTTGGGCCCGGCCCTAGACCCGTTGTTACAAGAGTGTTCCAAACCATTGTATCCAGATTTAGCACAAGAACATCACTGAAATGCAAACCCCCACAACATCCCTGAAATGGTTTGTCAAAGGGAAGAAATCAAATTCTAGAcacacatatatgggaagaaaGATTGccttacattaaaaaaaaggatCCAACTCTACAAGTAGTTGATATGACTGGATAACATAAATTTCGGCAAATCAGATATTGCAGAAAGAAACATGAACTGTTGGATTCTGCTTCATCGAAGAAAGAGGTGTTTATGCTTGTAAAATCCAAGCAAGTCATAGATTTTCTATTTT
Above is a genomic segment from Alnus glutinosa chromosome 12, dhAlnGlut1.1, whole genome shotgun sequence containing:
- the LOC133883148 gene encoding uncharacterized protein LOC133883148 isoform X1, translated to MGSLGGETAKKKAMWLYPKVLGSHPSERWGHSACCSHGIVYVFGGCCGGLHFSDVLVLNLDTMVWNTLVTTGLGPGPRDSHSAVLVGRRMIVFGGTNGSKKVNDLHVLDLGTKEWIQPECKGTPPSPRESHTATIVGDDKIVIFGGSGEGEANYLNDLHVLDLKTMRWTSPEVKGDVPVPRDSHSTVAIGNKLFVYGGDRGDRYHGNVDMLDMDTFTWSRLAIQGSSPGVRAGHAAVNIGTKVYIIGGVGDKHYYNDVWVLDVSTCLWTQLDICGHQPQGRFSHTAVFTDSDIAIYGGCGEDERPLNELLVLQLGAEHPNGRYNISMCKIFGNHWNQEKRRFPRDAENNMKNVLMGNNVEVVRKGAQESESEPKQCFGFSSDTLHPKRRRTASSKAWEVELEQEEHSLSLSQHSSPSQSDQEQTPLKKPTDPISVSQGFHLFKRIPSNCQSNNSLASKQKELRNMAQGTRQDVQFLGEHQNQPKLEKFLHFVPTGRQGAQYSAAEQKSLEVGPVPNLIGAEVRGKVDGAFDSGLLMTATVNGKIFRGVLFAPAPGVISRGTTLTQNPSPQTSHIAVAQPFPNPKRVEPCKPSQQAMKYAMPESSHSFQQAQVTRPFPVIRAAPSLANEPKLRSDLQGVVLTLGGPGSAHGRS
- the LOC133883148 gene encoding uncharacterized protein LOC133883148 isoform X2, encoding MGSLGGETAKKKAMWLYPKVLGSHPSERWGHSACCSHGIVYVFGGCCGGLHFSDVLVLNLDTMVWNTLVTTGLGPGPRDSHSAVLVGRRMIVFGGTNGSKKVNDLHVLDLGTKEWIQPECKGTPPSPRESHTATIVGDDKIVIFGGSGEGEANYLNDLHVLDLKTMRWTSPEVKGDVPVPRDSHSTVAIGNKLFVYGGDRGDRYHGNVDMLDMDTFTWSRLAIQGSSPGVRAGHAAVNIGTKVYIIGGVGDKHYYNDVWVLDVSTCLWTQLDICGHQPQGRFSHTAVFTDSDIAIYGGCGEDERPLNELLVLQLGAEHPNGRYNISMCKIFGNHWNQEKRRFPRDAENNMKNVLMGNNVEVVRKGAQESESEPKQCFGFSSDTLHPKRRRTASSKAWEVELEQEEHSLSLSQHSSPSQSDQEQTPLKKPTDPISVSQGFHLFKRIPSNCQSNNSLASKQKELRNMAQGTRQDVQFLGEHQNQPKLEKFLHFVPTGRQGAQYSAAEQKSLEIGAEVRGKVDGAFDSGLLMTATVNGKIFRGVLFAPAPGVISRGTTLTQNPSPQTSHIAVAQPFPNPKRVEPCKPSQQAMKYAMPESSHSFQQAQVTRPFPVIRAAPSLANEPKLRSDLQGVVLTLGGPGSAHGRS